A region of Vibrio tubiashii ATCC 19109 DNA encodes the following proteins:
- a CDS encoding helix-turn-helix domain-containing protein codes for MKKRLNPKLAKIHRSYTVEEVAELYGVHKRTVRNWIKSGLPVYNEVRPLLILGTDLRLFIRKHRVGNKRQCKSSELFCLKCRVPRTPTPDSLNFMQLPSGTGRVFAICSECGSKVNKFFSWRRLETVRSELLVESTVSTKTHKYEGMSSPELYLT; via the coding sequence GTGAAAAAACGATTGAATCCCAAATTAGCCAAGATCCACCGTAGTTATACGGTGGAGGAGGTAGCGGAGTTGTATGGAGTTCACAAGCGAACAGTCCGAAACTGGATCAAGAGTGGTTTACCTGTCTACAACGAAGTTCGTCCGCTCCTAATTTTGGGGACTGACTTAAGGCTGTTTATTCGTAAGCATCGCGTTGGAAATAAGCGTCAATGTAAGAGTTCTGAGCTCTTTTGTTTGAAGTGCAGAGTACCACGAACACCAACTCCCGATTCGTTGAATTTCATGCAATTGCCGAGTGGTACAGGACGGGTATTTGCTATATGCAGTGAATGCGGTTCAAAGGTTAATAAGTTCTTTAGTTGGAGGCGTTTGGAGACCGTTCGTAGTGAGTTGCTGGTGGAAAGTACCGTTAGCACAAAAACACATAAGTATGAGGGGATGTCCTCTCCTGAATTGTATCTAACTTAG
- a CDS encoding AlpA family transcriptional regulator has product MSSKIIRLPVVIQKTGLSRSTIYLRMSKGTFPQSISLGERAIGWVEEEIEQWVLQRILDSKSPEC; this is encoded by the coding sequence ATGTCTAGTAAGATCATTCGTTTACCAGTAGTTATCCAGAAGACAGGCTTATCACGTAGTACCATTTATTTACGTATGTCTAAAGGAACGTTTCCTCAGTCTATATCGCTAGGTGAGCGCGCTATTGGATGGGTGGAAGAAGAGATAGAACAGTGGGTGCTGCAGCGCATTTTGGATAGCAAGAGTCCGGAGTGTTAA